A part of Candidatus Syntrophosphaera sp. genomic DNA contains:
- a CDS encoding chromate transporter, whose protein sequence is MIYLSLFWTFFKIGLFSFGGGYAILAMIQQEVVTRHAWLTASEFTDIVAVSQMTPGPISINAATFIGYRQAGVFGSLLCTFGVILPSILLMLAITLSYVKLRRQPWFQNVLKKLRWLSLGLIGAAAILIGEGAFTDRFSVGVFVICLIIYWRFKPNPIYLLLGAAAVGMILG, encoded by the coding sequence GTGATCTATCTCTCGCTGTTCTGGACCTTCTTCAAGATCGGCCTGTTCAGCTTTGGCGGCGGCTATGCCATCCTGGCCATGATCCAGCAGGAGGTTGTGACCCGCCACGCCTGGCTCACCGCGTCCGAATTCACGGACATCGTGGCCGTTTCCCAGATGACCCCGGGACCGATCTCCATCAACGCCGCCACCTTCATCGGCTACCGCCAGGCGGGGGTCTTCGGCTCGCTGCTCTGCACCTTTGGCGTGATCCTGCCCTCCATCCTTCTGATGCTGGCCATCACCCTCTCCTATGTGAAACTGCGCAGGCAGCCCTGGTTTCAAAACGTGCTCAAGAAACTGCGCTGGTTGTCGCTCGGACTGATCGGCGCCGCGGCCATCCTCATCGGCGAAGGCGCTTTCACGGACCGCTTTTCCGTGGGCGTGTTCGTGATCTGCCTGATCATCTACTGGCGCTTCAAACCCAACCCCATCTATCTTCTGCTCGGCGCCGCGGCGGTGGGGATGATCCTCGGCTGA
- a CDS encoding chromate transporter, with protein MNRRLLAIFLTFLKIGAFTIGGAYAMIPLIRREVVEKRRWITNAGYLNGLAAAQSCPGPIAINLSVYIGFHVKRGWGVFAAVLSTVLPSLLIIIAIAALFSHYADLPLVRKAFHALKPAVVALIAVPLIQMTRGAGLGPRNFWLPLAAIILVGLLGVSPIYPILGTILYSLLQSFWPKKGPV; from the coding sequence TTGAATAGAAGGCTGCTGGCCATTTTCCTCACCTTCCTCAAGATCGGCGCTTTCACGATCGGCGGGGCCTATGCCATGATCCCCCTCATCCGCAGGGAGGTGGTGGAAAAGCGGCGCTGGATCACCAACGCTGGCTACCTCAACGGACTGGCCGCCGCCCAATCCTGTCCCGGGCCCATCGCCATCAATCTCAGCGTCTATATCGGATTCCACGTCAAGCGCGGCTGGGGCGTCTTCGCTGCTGTTTTGAGCACCGTTCTGCCCTCCCTGCTCATCATCATCGCCATCGCCGCCCTGTTCAGCCACTACGCGGACCTGCCCCTCGTCCGCAAAGCCTTTCACGCCCTCAAGCCCGCCGTGGTGGCCCTGATCGCTGTACCCCTGATCCAGATGACCCGCGGTGCCGGGCTCGGCCCGCGTAATTTCTGGCTGCCCCTCGCGGCGATCATTCTGGTGGGGCTTCTGGGGGTCAGCCCCATCTATCCGATCCTGGGCACCATCCTTTACTCTCTGCTCCAGAGTTTCTGGCCTAAAAAGGGGCCCGTGTGA